One Lucilia cuprina isolate Lc7/37 chromosome 4, ASM2204524v1, whole genome shotgun sequence DNA segment encodes these proteins:
- the LOC111680405 gene encoding CDP-diacylglycerol--glycerol-3-phosphate 3-phosphatidyltransferase, mitochondrial, whose product MFLRRFFSSFAEPLNQPADLIGCLQQTPQVISNGFGSATGAAVGLESLAWLQNVAPCFPLKGDQIQVINEPKHFYDTLVQRSASARERIVLASLYLGTGQLENNIVQTLRKSLQQQASLRVNVLLDFTRGTRGETNSKTMLLPLLKDFGEQVQLSLYHTPNLRGMTKRLAPPRWNELLGLQHMKVYLFDDAVLISGANLSNDYFTNRQDRYILIEDKPLADFYAEFISRVQEFSLAVRQDSEVGLHRNWKILPYEGTKEEFIKRAKKSITEFVQQVYKTQQLACNSSTEADTWIFPLIEMGQIGIHHDSVVTKRLLSNCVQDSRLKLATGYFNLTQEYMDTLTHKCLAQCSILMAHPNANGFQGAKGPAGGIPAAYTLIAKSFYESLVRRKQDHRINFFEYEKQGWTYHAKGLWYYLPQSKLPNLTLIGSSNFGERSVNRDLETQVCLVTNNKRLSLSLQHENERLFSLSSTAEKQITTRPVPRWVQAVVSLFRNFF is encoded by the exons atgtttctaagaCGTTTTTTCTCCTCCTTTGCGGAGCCTTTAAATCAGCCGGCAGATTTAATTGGTTGTCTGCAACAAACGCCACAAGTTATAAGCAATGGTTTTGGTAGTGCGACGGGAGCTGCAGTGGGTCTAGAGAGTTTAGCCTGGTTGCAAAATGTAGCACCCTGTTTTCCCTTAAAAGGCGACCAAATACAAGTCATAAATGAACCCAAACATTTCTATGATACCTTAGTACAGAGAAGTGCATCGGCGAGGGAACGTATAGTATTGGCCAGTTTGTATTTGGGTACTGGACAATTGGAAAATAATATTGTgcaaactttaagaaaaagtcTTCAACAACAGGCTTCTTTAAGagtaaatgttttattagatttcactAGAGGCACTAGAGGAGAAACAAACTCAAAGACTATGCTGTTGCctttattaaaagattttggTGAGCAAGTTCAATTAAGTCTGTATCATACACCCAATCTTAGAGGCATGACAAAACGTTTAGCTCCCCCCAGATGGAATGAACTGTTGGGTCTGCAACACATGAAAGTCTACTTGTTCGACGATGCAGTTTTGATTTCAGGAGCAAATTTATCAAATGATTATTTTACCAATAGACAAGATCGTTATATACTCATTGAAGACAAACCTTTGGCCGATTTTTATGCTGAATTTATATCACGGGTTCAAGAATTTAGTCTTGCTGTACGTCAAGATTCTGAAGTGGGTTTGCATCGGAATTGGAAGATTTTACCCTATGAGGGCACAAAGGAAGAGTTTATTAAACGTGCTAAGAAAAGCATTACGGAATTTGTTCAACAGGTCTATAAGACACAACAATTGGCCTGTAATAGCTCAACTGAGGCAGACACTTGGATTTTTCCTTTAATAGAAATGGGTCAGATTGGCATACATCATGATAGCGTGGTGACAAAGAGACTGCTGTCAAATTGTGTACAAGATTCAAGACTTAAATTGGCTACtggttattttaatttaacacaagaATACATGGACACATTAACGCACAAATGTTTAGCACAATGCAGCATACTAATGGCACATCCTAAT GCTAATGGCTTTCAAGGTGCCAAAGGACCAGCTGGTGGCATACCAGCTGCTTATACATTAATTGCCAAAAGCTTTTACGAAAGTTTAGTGCGTAGAAAACAGGATCATCgcattaatttctttgaatatgAAAAACAAGGCTGGACTTATCATGCCAAAGGACTTTGGTATTATCTACCTCAATCGAAATTGCCCAATCTCACTTTAATCGGTTCCTCAAATTTCGGTGAACGTTCAGTAAATCGTGATTTGGAAACACAAGTTTGTCTAGTAACAAACAATAAGCGTTTAAGTCTTAGTTTGCAGCATGAAAATGAACGTTTGTTCAGTCTCTCATCGACGGCTGAAAAACAAATAACCACTAGACCGGTACCGCGTTGGGTGCAGGCAGTAGTtagtttatttagaaattttttctaa